From the genome of Coriobacteriia bacterium:
AGCATGAAGCGGCCGCGCAGGTACTCGGCGTGCGGCGCGAACTCCGCGGGTAGGTCGGCCACATCGGCCGACAGCAGGTGGTTGTCGACCACGTCGCCCAACAGATCGAACCAGAACAGCGAGAGCTTGGTCAGCACCTCGCCCTTGAACGGAATCGGCTCGGGCAGCACGAAGTCGAAGGCGCTGATGCGGTCGGATGCGACGAGCAGAAGCTTGTCGCCGAGGTCGAACAGGTCGCGAACTTTCCCCTGAGAGTCGGGGGTGAGCGTCGAGAAGTCGGTCACGGCGAGACTCCCTCACGATTCAAGGCCGAATGTACGCCGTCATTGTAGGGGAAACGACGCTTCGCGGGGCGCGCTTCAACCTTGATCGAGCGCGTAAGGATTTGGGGGGTCTACTCTCAGTTCAAGGGATTGAACATCGCGAGGAGCTGCTGACGCGTCGAGAACGGCATCAGATGCCCGGCTGGTGGTGCGTATCCCTTTCCGTCCGAGATTACCATCTCGTAGCCGAATCCGTAGCGCTGCTTGTCGAGGATCGCGGATCGCCTCTTGCGGTCCTTCTCCCTGAACGCGACCTCTCTCACGGGAACGGGAAGCCTGTCTCCTGAGGCCAGCGCCGCCCTGATGCGAGCCATGTCACTCGCACCCTCTCTCGACCACGCGCCGCCCCACACCTTCATCCGGGCGGCGTAGAGATGTGCGTTGGTCCCCTCCATCGTCCCCATGCTCGGCGCGTCGACCTCTATCGAGGCACGGTTGTTCCGGATGTAGGTCGCGAGCGCGCCCGCCTTCTTCTCGTCTGAGACCCCGCGCGCGACCCGGGAGTCGATCTCGGACAAAAGCCCGTCGATGTCGCCTGTATGGAGCAGCTCGAAGAGTAGGGCGGCCTGACCGGGCTCGGGAAAGGCCGTCTTGATCGCGCGGTTGACGTGCCAGGGGTCGAGCTTGTGGACGACTTGCGGTCCGTGGAGGTGGTCGGCGAGCGAACCGCACCAGCCGGCGCCATCGCTTCCGGTGTAGCAGCGCTTGAGTGAGGTGAGTGAGTAGTGGCCGGCCAGATGCGCCACGCCCTCCTCCCAGAAGCGCTTCGGGCCGCCCACGAGGGCGTGGTGGACGACCCCGACGCGCTCACCTGCGCTCTTGCCCTCATAGGCACAGAGCGCCTTGACCTCGACGCCGCGTCCTCGGGCTCGCTGCAGGGCGATCCAGATCCCGTCGGCCTCGACACGCAGCTCCTCGCTCGCCCGCGATGCGCTTGGTACCAGTCCCTCGTCGAACAGCTCCCGGCGGCGCGCTTCCGCCTCGATCTCGAGCAGGT
Proteins encoded in this window:
- a CDS encoding ISLre2 family transposase, which codes for MQDDTAVLMSALVECCLERLTLFEDFARAETSAHEDVLKTLADAMSEALEIFDERLFLSRPEGWRVKDARPRSILTEFGEVNFTRRVYVDEFGDRRTYLDEIVALRPRKRLSPGAYEALALFGSEIPYERSARVLFRHCPDSVSAMTTMGVLRETGDLLEIEAEARRRELFDEGLVPSASRASEELRVEADGIWIALQRARGRGVEVKALCAYEGKSAGERVGVVHHALVGGPKRFWEEGVAHLAGHYSLTSLKRCYTGSDGAGWCGSLADHLHGPQVVHKLDPWHVNRAIKTAFPEPGQAALLFELLHTGDIDGLLSEIDSRVARGVSDEKKAGALATYIRNNRASIEVDAPSMGTMEGTNAHLYAARMKVWGGAWSREGASDMARIRAALASGDRLPVPVREVAFREKDRKRRSAILDKQRYGFGYEMVISDGKGYAPPAGHLMPFSTRQQLLAMFNPLN